The following DNA comes from Bacteroidota bacterium.
AGCCCCAGCGGTCTTCCTGTTTCACCAGTGCCAGGCCGTTGTAAAAGGGGCGGGCATCCTGAAACTTGTGTGCGATGGCCAGCCGCCCCTGTGCATCCACATACCCCCAGCGGTCGCCCAGTTGTACTGCGCTCAGGCCCTCGGTATAGCCATACACCTGGGTGTAGCGGACAGATTCGACCGGGGTGCCCTGGGTGTCTATCCGCGCCCAGCCTGCCGGTAGCTGCACATAGGCATAGCCCTCGGCGAAGCCCGTAACCCCCTCGTACTGGGGTGGCAGCCGCAGCCTGCCCCGCTGGTCTATGTAGCCGAAACGTCCCTGCTGCTCCACCACGGCCCAGCCGTTGTAGTAGTCGTATACCCGCGTGTAGGGTAGCCGCAGGCTTGGCTGTGCGCCGGTCAGAATTTCGGGATTAATCAGCCGATAGCCCTGCTCATCCAGTGCGATGGCGGCCCCGCCGGAGAATGGCCCTGCGTAGTGCAGCCCCTCCAGGGGCCAGTGCCGCCCCGTACTGTCAGCATAGCCCCAGCGGCCCAGGGTGTCCAGCACCACGCCGTAGCCGGCTGAGAAGGGCTTTGCATACAGGTATTGTGCTGGCATAATTGGCCCCCCTGGCCGCACATTCAGGTAGCCATAGCGGCCCCCCTGGCTATACACCGCCCATCCCTCCTGGGCCACCCCCAGGTAGTGTATGCTGGCTGGCAGGTCTGCCCGGTAGAGGTGCCCCTGCCTATCGGCCAGTTTCCAGTGGGCGTTTCCGTTTTTCCAGCTTAGGCTGGGGTAGGCCCAGCCGCCTGGGGTTTCCGCCTGGCTGTTTTCGGGCGGATGCGGCTTGCAGCCGGGTAGCAGGCCGGCAAGCAGGGCCAGGCAGATGAGTAGTCTGGGGTAGCTCATATCTTTTGTTCAAGTCTGCGTATTTGGGCTCCCAGGGCATTCAGGCGGGTGTCTATCTGCTGGTATCCCCGGTCTATCTGGTCGATGTTGTAAATCCGGCTGGTGCCCTCGGCACTCATGGCTGCAATGAGCAGGGCCACCCCCGCGCGTATGTCCGGACTGGTCATGCTGATAGCGCGCAGGCACTGCTGGCGTGCCAGGCCGATGACGGTGGCCCGGTGCGGATCGCACAGGATGATCTGGGCACCCATGTCGATCAGTTTATCGACAAAGAAGAGCCGACTCTCGAACATCTTCTGATGAATAAGCACGGTGCCCCGGCACTGCGTGGCCACCACCAGCAGGATGCTGAGTAGGTCGGGTGTGAGGCCGGGCCAGGGGTGGTCGCTCAGGGTAAGGATGCTGCCGTCTATGAACGTGTCGATCTCGCACACCTTCTGGGCGGGGATGTGCAGGTCGTCTCCCTGCTCCTCCAGGATGATGCCCAGGCGGCGGAAGGTATCCGGTATCTGCCCCAGGTGGGGGATGTCGCAGTTCTTGATGGTAAGGCTACTCTGCGTCATGGCAGCCATGCCAATGAAGCTGCCTACCTCGATCATATCGGCCAGCATGCGGTGCTCGGTGCCCCCCA
Coding sequences within:
- a CDS encoding WG repeat-containing protein; the protein is MSYPRLLICLALLAGLLPGCKPHPPENSQAETPGGWAYPSLSWKNGNAHWKLADRQGHLYRADLPASIHYLGVAQEGWAVYSQGGRYGYLNVRPGGPIMPAQYLYAKPFSAGYGVVLDTLGRWGYADSTGRHWPLEGLHYAGPFSGGAAIALDEQGYRLINPEILTGAQPSLRLPYTRVYDYYNGWAVVEQQGRFGYIDQRGRLRLPPQYEGVTGFAEGYAYVQLPAGWARIDTQGTPVESVRYTQVYGYTEGLSAVQLGDRWGYVDAQGRLAIAHKFQDARPFYNGLALVKQEDRWGYIDRKGQQAFAEKQFNAFPFVEGRAACLRADRLGYLAPNGSWALAPQFEDGQDFSEGRAAVAQDGRTGYIDLSGRYVIQPQFESGQAFLAGLAPARQDSLWGYIDTKGQWVIPPQFEGALPVVDYYTLPVQQQGKIGLYHRSGHWLIRPQFTGVPYFQAGITQLQQAGQPVLLNQRGQQHK